A window of Paremcibacter congregatus contains these coding sequences:
- a CDS encoding IclR family transcriptional regulator produces MSDSAPIQSVATTLTILETMAQTNGPVGVSELARAVGATKPRIYRHLRTLVDHNYVMQDPVTEKYLLTIKLFHIGQSVAGQIEFLSEARRIMPALRQQVNQTVSVGQIEETGVRILDIIKSRSEIEITSPPGTLFDFHSSAQGKIALAFGPQHLWDQTKDQALRQWTHKTITDIPQLETEIDLIRTQGWAVAPEEALIGINALAAPVFERSGVLAGTISIVGSVQHITPQPAPSLIDAIQAAAHQVSLRLGHTGARLPA; encoded by the coding sequence ATGTCTGACAGTGCTCCGATCCAATCCGTCGCCACGACGCTCACCATTCTGGAGACCATGGCCCAGACAAACGGCCCTGTTGGCGTGAGCGAACTCGCCCGCGCTGTCGGGGCCACGAAACCCCGTATTTATCGCCATCTGCGCACTCTGGTAGACCATAATTATGTCATGCAGGACCCGGTCACCGAGAAATACCTTCTGACGATCAAACTGTTCCATATCGGCCAATCCGTTGCCGGGCAGATTGAATTTCTGTCCGAAGCCCGCCGCATCATGCCGGCCCTGCGCCAGCAGGTCAACCAGACCGTCAGCGTTGGTCAAATCGAAGAAACCGGAGTCCGCATTCTGGACATCATCAAAAGCCGGTCTGAAATTGAAATTACATCGCCGCCGGGCACCTTGTTTGATTTCCACTCGTCCGCCCAGGGGAAAATCGCCCTGGCCTTCGGCCCACAACATCTCTGGGACCAGACAAAAGACCAAGCCCTGAGACAATGGACACACAAAACCATCACTGATATTCCCCAACTTGAAACAGAAATTGACCTGATCCGCACACAAGGCTGGGCCGTCGCCCCCGAAGAAGCCCTCATCGGCATCAATGCCCTTGCTGCGCCGGTTTTTGAACGGTCCGGAGTCCTCGCCGGGACCATCAGCATCGTCGGCTCCGTGCAGCATATCACCCCGCAACCCGCCCCCTCTCTCATCGATGCCATTCAGGCAGCCGCCCATCAGGTGTCCCTGCGCCTTGGCCATACCGGTGCGCGTCTTCCCGCCTGA
- a CDS encoding VOC family protein produces MTETTQNYEVHPPRQRWTHLALIVKDINASIAWYEKHTHMSLLSRTEDENGYGAWLGDPSDPAQADSPFILVMAQFFEGKDPFAPANHGILGPFAHIGIEVIAREDIDRIAETAKQEGCLALPPTQMPPPIGYICFLKDPDGNNVEFSYDQGVYEEARKIWGSHDNAS; encoded by the coding sequence TTGACCGAGACAACACAAAATTACGAGGTTCATCCCCCGCGCCAGCGCTGGACTCATCTGGCGCTGATCGTCAAGGACATCAATGCGTCGATCGCCTGGTATGAAAAACACACGCATATGTCTCTTCTCAGCCGCACCGAAGATGAAAACGGCTATGGCGCCTGGCTTGGTGATCCTTCCGACCCGGCCCAGGCCGACTCCCCCTTTATTTTGGTTATGGCGCAGTTTTTCGAGGGCAAAGATCCTTTTGCCCCGGCCAATCATGGCATTCTTGGCCCCTTTGCCCATATCGGAATAGAGGTTATCGCACGGGAAGACATTGACCGGATTGCAGAAACCGCGAAGCAGGAAGGTTGTCTGGCCCTGCCCCCCACACAAATGCCCCCGCCCATCGGCTATATCTGTTTTCTGAAAGATCCTGATGGCAATAATGTCGAATTCTCGTATGATCAGGGCGTTTATGAAGAAGCCAGAAAAATATGGGGATCCCATGACAACGCCTCGTGA
- a CDS encoding nuclear transport factor 2 family protein produces MTTPRDIALSYLAAFSSGNPEEVAAHVTKDFQNNQMGVFGSCFSGRDLYLERLKGYLSSFRNLHYTTEDVIVDGNKVVIAYHMTAENNQQPLNIKGVMIITTTDGLVSIRSDYWDGLTYLKQTGIGL; encoded by the coding sequence ATGACAACGCCTCGTGACATCGCGCTCAGCTATCTCGCCGCTTTCTCCTCCGGCAATCCGGAGGAAGTGGCCGCCCATGTCACCAAGGATTTTCAAAACAACCAGATGGGCGTCTTCGGCAGCTGTTTCTCTGGGCGGGACCTTTACCTGGAACGCCTGAAAGGCTACCTTTCCAGCTTCCGGAATCTCCACTATACGACCGAAGATGTCATCGTTGACGGCAACAAGGTTGTTATTGCCTATCACATGACCGCGGAAAACAATCAGCAGCCTCTCAACATCAAGGGGGTCATGATCATCACCACCACAGATGGTCTGGTCAGTATCCGCAGCGATTATTGGGACGGTCTCACCTACCTGAAACAAACCGGCATCGGCCTATAA
- a CDS encoding amidohydrolase family protein, which translates to MSCTVVDTLITGAKIITMDAERRVYMDGALAITGSQITAVGPRQEIEQKYRSDHVIDGRRFVISPGFVNSHIHVTGDPLTRNYVPDDIHCPPAEKLTKWVLPRYEAHGPEDEKVSAQLAALEMLRSGATSFIEAGTVRYLDEVVEGVDSLGIRGRVGAWVGGRAYDASEDQAKLNREAIRQLEDEVARYPAGEDARISAWPLLIGHSTNSDEVWLAAKQIADDKGLGISAHMSPYKDDPDWFLETYGRRPIEHLADLGVLGDNICLTHVAHIDESERQLIADSGTNVIFCPLPALKGVFGITSVGRFPEMAAEGVNMMLGTDGYDADIMHSAQLVAALFKDTHLDTRVFPAHEALSMLTLNGAKGMGMADRIGSLEAGKKADFVCHDTDRPEWRPLLSIVNQLIWSADGRGVHSVWVDGVRVIDNYHSTMIDEDELYANVQRCGERVIARSKVPFVSPWPVL; encoded by the coding sequence ATGTCTTGTACAGTTGTTGATACGTTAATCACCGGGGCGAAAATAATTACCATGGACGCGGAACGTCGGGTTTATATGGATGGGGCCTTGGCGATAACGGGATCTCAGATCACGGCGGTGGGACCCCGACAGGAAATCGAGCAGAAGTATCGGTCAGACCATGTCATTGATGGGCGTCGGTTTGTGATCTCGCCTGGATTCGTCAACAGCCATATTCATGTCACAGGCGATCCCTTGACGCGAAATTATGTGCCGGACGATATTCATTGTCCGCCGGCAGAAAAACTGACCAAATGGGTGTTGCCCCGTTATGAGGCGCATGGCCCGGAAGATGAAAAAGTCTCCGCCCAGCTGGCGGCGCTTGAAATGCTGCGTTCGGGGGCGACGAGTTTTATCGAGGCCGGTACCGTTCGTTATCTTGATGAAGTGGTTGAGGGGGTTGACAGTCTCGGCATTCGGGGGCGTGTCGGTGCCTGGGTCGGCGGTCGCGCCTATGATGCGTCAGAAGACCAGGCCAAACTGAACCGGGAGGCAATACGACAGCTTGAAGATGAAGTGGCCCGCTACCCTGCAGGGGAGGACGCCCGGATTTCCGCCTGGCCATTGCTGATCGGGCATTCGACAAACTCGGACGAAGTATGGCTGGCCGCGAAACAGATTGCAGATGACAAGGGTTTGGGCATCTCAGCGCATATGAGCCCCTACAAGGATGACCCGGACTGGTTTCTTGAGACATATGGCCGCCGTCCCATCGAACATCTGGCCGATCTTGGGGTGTTGGGTGATAATATCTGCCTGACTCATGTGGCGCATATTGATGAAAGTGAACGACAGCTGATCGCGGACAGCGGTACGAATGTGATTTTTTGTCCCCTGCCGGCCCTGAAGGGGGTTTTTGGCATCACCAGTGTCGGACGTTTCCCGGAAATGGCGGCAGAGGGAGTCAATATGATGCTGGGTACGGATGGTTATGACGCCGACATCATGCATTCGGCCCAGCTGGTGGCGGCCCTGTTCAAGGATACACATCTGGATACCCGGGTTTTTCCGGCGCATGAGGCGCTGTCCATGTTGACGCTGAATGGCGCCAAAGGCATGGGAATGGCGGACCGGATCGGGTCACTGGAAGCGGGTAAGAAGGCGGACTTCGTGTGTCATGACACCGACCGCCCGGAATGGCGGCCGTTGCTTAGTATTGTCAATCAACTGATCTGGTCGGCCGACGGACGCGGTGTACATAGTGTCTGGGTGGATGGCGTGCGGGTGATCGATAATTATCATTCGACCATGATTGATGAAGACGAACTCTATGCCAATGTTCAACGATGTGGCGAAAGGGTTATTGCGCGCAGCAAGGTGCCCTTCGTTTCCCCCTGGCCGGTTTTATAA
- a CDS encoding flavin reductase family protein, whose translation MSKIEPAALRSALGRYPTGVAVVTTTNASHQPVGMTINSFASVSLDPPLILWSIDRQSDLFDVFTGANYYALHVLGQNQQDLSNHFASPGEDKFTNLTPEEGLEGVPLLPDHIARFQCRIVARHEGGDHVILVGHIHDIRQNDGAPLVFHDSRYTSLV comes from the coding sequence ATGTCAAAAATTGAACCTGCTGCATTACGGTCTGCACTGGGGCGTTACCCCACCGGCGTTGCCGTTGTCACCACAACCAATGCCTCCCATCAGCCCGTCGGCATGACCATCAACAGTTTCGCCAGCGTGTCCCTAGATCCGCCGCTTATTCTGTGGAGCATTGATCGGCAATCAGATCTCTTCGACGTCTTCACCGGGGCCAATTATTACGCGCTTCATGTCCTGGGTCAGAACCAGCAGGATCTGTCCAATCACTTTGCCTCCCCGGGGGAAGATAAATTTACCAACCTGACCCCTGAAGAAGGTCTGGAAGGGGTGCCCCTTTTACCGGACCATATCGCACGCTTTCAATGCCGGATTGTTGCGCGTCATGAAGGCGGCGATCATGTAATTTTAGTCGGACATATACACGACATTAGACAAAATGACGGCGCTCCCCTTGTGTTTCACGATAGCCGTTACACCTCGTTGGTCTGA
- a CDS encoding TonB-dependent receptor, protein MRKYKSEVIKASILAGVSWGAMLTGGAVVAAEADAAAEGPLVLEEITVTARKRDVALQNALVAVSVASGDTLDSNNVMKMDDFNGFVPGLNITKNDGAGRVVAIRGVGWETSQNLSTQPGVLFYVDGVYIANPLAIGMDLGELERVEVFRGPQGTEFGQNTTGGAINVVTKKPDLNGFSGGGEISLGTYNLVKARGHLNIPLSDTMAVRASLQKHSRDGFAKVTGIEDYDLDDANSVTGKLALAWEPAEDISVLLTGFWQDSEQHGAAAKSVDDPIADARVLTQDYASTFELYNSQYYAVVEWKTPIGALKSLTSYQYLEKHQTVDADRLDFATAGFYDVVPLWDNNSKAFSQEINLSSDDDGPVQWTVGGYYLWHKNYQDILELVSTTPAGPGDLDVPSSPPTSFPANLNFQTTDTVTRKDSAVYGQLTWSLTDWLSFTGGMRYQNDKSHSDASVFYGFFGPPVVVDTSHNAFTWKAGFDISLSEDNVVYVLASTGYRNGGNNSGSQNAYNVPFNFKPETVRSYEIGSKNKFFDKRMRLNIAAFYYDYEDYQFIAEDAFPFSGGADNIPGAHIYGVEAEFSWLISDKLRLDGFVAALDGEFTEDFYAIDVAEVAERGFEYNVPGRIGLLRNLNGNEPAKLVSLTSRMSLTYATEITNKGDLTVRGDYVYRGDFEYRVFNNPTVDKVPSYNIVNLNVQYKPFDSRFSFSLTASNLFDKDGVNSRFTNPYGSYRTSEEYIPPREVVGSVKVTF, encoded by the coding sequence ATGCGTAAGTACAAGTCAGAAGTAATAAAAGCCAGTATCCTGGCGGGAGTGTCCTGGGGGGCGATGCTGACCGGGGGCGCTGTCGTCGCCGCGGAGGCGGATGCGGCAGCCGAGGGGCCGCTGGTTCTGGAGGAAATAACGGTTACAGCGCGAAAACGCGATGTGGCTCTGCAAAATGCACTGGTGGCCGTTTCGGTTGCCTCGGGGGATACCCTGGACAGCAATAATGTAATGAAAATGGATGATTTCAACGGTTTTGTACCGGGGCTGAACATCACCAAGAATGACGGCGCCGGCCGGGTTGTCGCCATTCGGGGGGTTGGCTGGGAAACATCACAAAACCTGAGTACGCAACCTGGTGTCCTGTTCTATGTGGATGGTGTCTATATCGCCAATCCACTGGCGATCGGCATGGACCTTGGGGAGCTGGAACGGGTCGAGGTGTTTCGCGGACCTCAAGGCACGGAATTTGGCCAGAACACAACAGGTGGCGCCATTAATGTCGTGACCAAGAAGCCGGATCTTAATGGATTTAGCGGTGGTGGTGAGATCAGTCTGGGCACCTATAATCTGGTTAAGGCGCGTGGACATCTGAATATTCCTTTAAGTGATACAATGGCGGTGCGTGCTTCCTTGCAGAAACATTCCCGCGATGGCTTCGCCAAAGTTACCGGAATTGAAGACTACGATCTGGATGATGCAAATTCAGTCACCGGAAAACTTGCTCTGGCCTGGGAACCAGCCGAGGATATTTCCGTATTATTGACAGGGTTCTGGCAGGATTCGGAGCAGCATGGAGCGGCGGCGAAAAGTGTGGACGACCCGATTGCTGATGCCCGGGTCTTGACCCAGGATTACGCCAGTACGTTTGAACTGTATAACTCGCAATATTATGCAGTTGTCGAATGGAAAACGCCAATTGGGGCTCTTAAATCCCTGACGAGTTACCAGTATCTGGAAAAACATCAGACGGTTGACGCGGATCGTCTGGATTTCGCCACGGCCGGTTTTTATGATGTGGTGCCGTTATGGGACAATAATTCCAAGGCGTTCTCACAGGAAATCAACTTGTCATCGGATGACGATGGTCCGGTTCAGTGGACTGTGGGGGGCTATTATCTCTGGCATAAGAATTATCAGGATATCCTGGAACTGGTCAGCACTACGCCGGCGGGGCCGGGAGATCTTGATGTCCCGTCCAGCCCACCCACCAGTTTCCCGGCCAATCTGAATTTCCAGACCACAGATACGGTCACCCGGAAAGATTCTGCTGTCTACGGCCAGCTGACCTGGTCGTTGACGGACTGGTTGTCTTTCACCGGCGGAATGCGTTATCAAAATGATAAATCCCATAGTGACGCCAGCGTCTTTTATGGTTTCTTTGGTCCGCCTGTGGTGGTTGACACATCACATAATGCCTTTACCTGGAAGGCCGGGTTCGACATTTCGTTGAGCGAAGATAATGTCGTATATGTTTTGGCGTCGACAGGTTACCGCAACGGCGGCAACAATAGTGGGTCGCAAAATGCTTACAATGTGCCGTTTAATTTCAAACCGGAAACGGTTCGATCCTACGAAATTGGGTCGAAGAATAAATTCTTTGATAAGCGCATGCGTTTGAATATTGCCGCTTTCTATTATGACTATGAGGATTATCAGTTTATCGCCGAGGACGCTTTTCCTTTCTCCGGCGGGGCGGACAATATACCGGGCGCACATATCTATGGGGTAGAGGCTGAATTTTCCTGGCTGATTTCCGACAAGCTGCGTCTGGATGGCTTTGTGGCGGCGCTTGATGGTGAATTTACCGAAGATTTTTACGCCATTGATGTGGCGGAAGTCGCAGAAAGAGGCTTTGAGTATAATGTTCCCGGTCGTATTGGGCTGCTGCGGAACCTGAACGGCAACGAGCCGGCGAAACTGGTAAGCCTGACCAGTCGGATGAGCCTTACTTATGCAACGGAAATTACGAACAAGGGGGATTTGACTGTCCGGGGAGACTATGTATATCGCGGCGATTTTGAATATCGGGTGTTCAACAATCCGACGGTGGACAAGGTGCCGAGCTATAACATTGTGAATCTTAATGTGCAGTATAAGCCGTTTGACAGCAGGTTCAGTTTCTCCCTTACGGCCAGTAATTTGTTTGACAAGGACGGGGTGAATTCTCGCTTTACCAATCCTTACGGGTCTTACCGGACCAGTGAGGAATATATTCCTCCCCGGGAAGTTGTGGGCAGCGTTAAAGTCACTTTCTGA
- a CDS encoding MFS transporter, translated as MARSNGFGILSQAHGAVLSSTIGISVGITSTVMTVFGLFLIPISEEFGWTRSSVAVVLPILAITSALIYPVIGHLADRYGSRIVVLLGSILFAASVALVSQVKGLFQFYAVYTLIGITGSVLGPIIFTKVIAGWFNKNRGFYLGMVSGVGNGVGSTVMPLIVAALMAEYGWRGAYQGIGLIILCLGIPVLYFLLRDPPPLEISEVTPDGESAVGYSFSQARKTKAFWMIILAIPLCAGCMMAVFIHVVPMLLDRGFPVGQATTVLATFALVTVAGQICAGWLLDRLANPRVVAPLFLVAMLGIPLLEFSDSYPVLLLSAAMMGIGLGTEFGLLPYSISRYFGLKSYGAISGVMYSAVAMTTGFLPVLMDVVFDLSGSYQIAMVAITAGMLVGSLLVAFLPPFSAVMKKTSAEKTALHLGDLADEKSMSL; from the coding sequence ATGGCGAGGTCTAATGGATTCGGCATTTTGTCCCAGGCGCACGGGGCGGTATTATCTTCAACCATAGGAATTTCCGTTGGCATTACCTCTACGGTCATGACGGTATTTGGTCTGTTCCTGATTCCGATTTCGGAAGAATTCGGCTGGACACGATCCAGTGTTGCCGTCGTCTTGCCAATTCTGGCGATTACCAGCGCCCTGATTTATCCGGTAATTGGCCATCTGGCGGATCGCTATGGATCACGGATCGTGGTTTTGCTGGGCAGTATATTGTTTGCGGCCTCCGTTGCCCTGGTGTCCCAGGTCAAGGGATTGTTTCAATTCTATGCTGTCTATACGTTGATCGGGATTACGGGGTCGGTACTGGGGCCCATCATTTTCACAAAAGTGATCGCCGGTTGGTTCAATAAAAACAGAGGCTTCTACCTTGGGATGGTCAGCGGTGTCGGCAATGGTGTCGGCAGCACGGTCATGCCGCTTATCGTGGCGGCGCTGATGGCGGAATATGGATGGCGCGGGGCGTATCAGGGCATCGGCCTGATTATCTTGTGCCTTGGCATTCCGGTGCTGTATTTTCTGTTGCGTGACCCGCCACCGTTAGAGATTTCCGAAGTTACCCCTGATGGGGAAAGTGCGGTGGGTTATAGTTTCAGTCAGGCGCGTAAAACCAAAGCCTTCTGGATGATCATTTTGGCGATCCCCCTGTGTGCTGGATGTATGATGGCCGTCTTTATTCACGTTGTGCCGATGTTGCTGGACCGGGGTTTCCCGGTAGGACAGGCGACGACGGTGTTGGCGACATTCGCCCTTGTTACCGTGGCGGGGCAGATTTGTGCCGGCTGGCTTCTGGACCGGTTGGCCAATCCCCGGGTGGTGGCGCCGCTTTTCCTCGTCGCAATGCTGGGTATTCCGTTACTTGAATTTTCTGACAGTTATCCCGTGTTGCTTTTGTCGGCGGCGATGATGGGAATCGGCCTTGGGACAGAATTCGGGTTATTGCCCTACTCCATTTCCCGCTATTTCGGACTGAAGTCCTATGGCGCGATATCCGGGGTTATGTACAGTGCTGTCGCCATGACTACAGGGTTTCTTCCCGTATTGATGGATGTGGTGTTTGATCTGTCCGGCAGCTACCAGATTGCCATGGTTGCGATTACGGCGGGCATGTTGGTTGGGTCGCTGTTGGTTGCCTTCCTGCCGCCGTTTTCGGCGGTGATGAAAAAGACCAGCGCCGAAAAGACCGCGCTCCATTTGGGGGACCTTGCGGACGAGAAAAGTATGTCTTTGTGA
- the rbsK gene encoding ribokinase encodes MSEVKRITVVGSINSDVTAYVREFPAHNQTVLARESTLTVGGKGLNQAVAAACAGAEVTLIACVGDDVFGTMAQTYLKDKQVGISAVRQVAATASGTANIMVSEGGDNMIAVAMGANACLSPEDIQRHKALIEASDVLIVQLEVPEETVREALKVARDAGVISILNPAPALGSAGELLRLADIVTPNETETQEIANIYPGNPGDAAEAAEKLKQKGARNIVITMGSAGYFYDLEGEARFVPARKVEALDPTGAGDVFNGVLAVALAKGKHSVLAAQYAAAAGALSVMRPGAEGAAPSWQEVETYLGGAGRI; translated from the coding sequence GTGTCCGAAGTTAAACGAATAACTGTTGTGGGAAGCATTAATTCCGATGTAACGGCTTATGTCCGTGAATTTCCGGCGCATAATCAGACGGTTCTCGCTCGGGAATCGACTTTGACGGTTGGGGGGAAAGGGCTGAACCAGGCCGTCGCGGCGGCATGTGCCGGGGCGGAAGTAACCTTGATTGCCTGTGTGGGGGATGATGTGTTTGGCACGATGGCGCAGACGTACCTGAAAGACAAACAGGTGGGCATCTCTGCCGTGCGTCAGGTTGCGGCAACGGCGTCAGGGACAGCGAATATTATGGTTTCGGAGGGAGGCGATAATATGATCGCCGTCGCAATGGGGGCAAATGCCTGTCTTTCACCGGAGGACATTCAGCGTCATAAAGCCCTGATTGAGGCAAGCGATGTGCTGATCGTTCAGCTGGAAGTGCCCGAGGAAACCGTCAGGGAAGCTCTTAAGGTGGCCCGGGATGCCGGGGTGATCAGCATTCTGAATCCGGCGCCGGCGCTTGGCTCCGCGGGGGAACTGCTGAGGCTGGCGGATATTGTCACCCCGAATGAAACAGAAACACAGGAAATAGCCAATATTTATCCTGGCAATCCGGGAGACGCGGCAGAGGCGGCGGAGAAGCTGAAGCAAAAAGGGGCGCGCAATATTGTTATTACAATGGGAAGCGCCGGGTATTTTTACGACCTTGAGGGCGAGGCGCGTTTTGTGCCGGCGCGCAAGGTCGAGGCTCTGGACCCGACAGGCGCGGGCGATGTGTTTAATGGGGTCCTGGCGGTGGCGCTGGCCAAAGGAAAGCATTCTGTTCTGGCGGCGCAATATGCGGCGGCGGCGGGTGCACTGTCCGTGATGCGGCCCGGGGCGGAAGGCGCCGCACCATCCTGGCAGGAAGTGGAGACATATCTTGGGGGAGCAGGCCGGATTTAA